A region of Vitis riparia cultivar Riparia Gloire de Montpellier isolate 1030 chromosome 1, EGFV_Vit.rip_1.0, whole genome shotgun sequence DNA encodes the following proteins:
- the LOC117923793 gene encoding LEAF RUST 10 DISEASE-RESISTANCE LOCUS RECEPTOR-LIKE PROTEIN KINASE-like 1.5, whose product MTTVAAAPPCLHRIASAALFFSLLLLLSFAPALEACSSRPGTSGSSCPPFTSTPSFPFSSTPGCGHPSFQIRCSFPHSIISINNLSFALVQYQPNSSSLNLAPQPLIPATAHRNCSLPQLLSIPNRSINLSGSPFRVSDASCSRLSLLRPCPPPNLPNCSRCSWECRLIKNPLQLLHDCGSTHATLSEQGCQPDVLGFLDRFLKWGIQVEWDEDQDAYFTNCKECQAKNGVCGFNSSDPRQPFICFHLKNQISPPWIRQDSPNRIAILCSIFVLTCVFLAIAVATAILRSKKLNSAAEQDPTTLFLHRHRSASLLPPVFTYEELDTSTNRFDSKRKIGDGGFGSVYLGQLCDGRIVAVKHLHQHHPAAAAGRAFSTKSFCNEILILSSIDHPNLVKLHGYCSDPRGLLLVYDYVPNGTLADHLHGPKSLYRKASLTWQVRIDIALQTAMAIEYLHFSVEPAIVHRDITSSNIFVERDMRIKVGDFGLSRLLVFPEATSSSSSGYVWTGPQGTPGYLDPDYHRSFRLTEKSDVYSLGVVLLELISGMKAVDHTRDKRDMTLGDLMVSKIQMGLLHQVVDPVLLLDTDAMNGVDAVAELAFRCVQTEKDDRPDSKEVVAELKRIRNRTRIQRGSTQDADENV is encoded by the coding sequence ATGACTACTGTAGCTGCCGCTCCTCCGTGCCTCCACCGCATTGCTTCCGCCGCTCTCTTCTTCTCGCTTCTCCTGCTCCTCTCCTTTGCTCCTGCACTTGAGGCATGTTCTTCACGCCCGGGGACTTCCGGATCTTCCTGTCCACCCTTCACTTCTACTCcttctttcccattttcttcaACCCCAGGTTGTGGTCATCCCTCTTTCCAGATTAGGTGCTCTTTTCCCCACTCCATCATCTCCATTAACAATCTCTCATTTGCTCTCGTTCAGTACCAACCCAACTCATCCTCTCTCAATCTCGCTCCTCAACCCCTCATTCCAGCCACCGCTCATCGGAATTGCTCCTTGCCTCAGCTGCTCTCTATTCCCAATCGCTCCATCAACCTCTCCGGCTCCCCATTTCGAGTCTCCGACGCCTCCTGTTCTCGCCTCTCCCTTCTCCGTCCTTGCCCCCCTCCAAATCTGCCCAACTGCAGCCGTTGTTCTTGGGAATGTCGGCTCATCAAGAACCCACTTCAACTGCTACATGACTGTGGATCTACCCATGCTACGCTTTCAGAACAGGGTTGCCAACCAGACGTTTTGGGGTTTCTTGACAGGTTCCTGAAATGGGGGATCCAGGTCGAGTGGGATGAAGATCAAGATGCCTACTTCACCAACTGCAAGGAATGCCAAGCCAAGAATGGAGTTTGTGGCTTCAATTCATCCGACCCCAGACAGCCCTTCATATGCTTTCacttgaaaaatcaaatttcgcCACCATGGATTCGTCAGGATAGCCCTAATCGAATCGCTATCTTGTGCTCTATCTTCGTGTTGACTTGTGTGTTTCTTGCCATTGCGGTAGCTACCGCTATCTTGCGTTCAAAAAAACTAAACTCAGCCGCGGAACAAGATCCAACCACACTCTTCCTCCACCGCCACCGCTCCGCTAGTCTCCTTCCACCCGTATTCACGTACGAAGAGCTAGATACTTCAACCAATCGCTTCGACTCCAAGCGCAAAATCGGCGATGGTGGGTTCGGTTCTGTCTACTTGGGTCAGCTCTGTGATGGCCGTATCGTCGCCGTTAAACACCTCCACCAACACCACCCAGCGGCCGCCGCTGGGCGAGCCTTCTCCACGAAATCCTTCTGCAACGAGATCTTGATACTGTCGTCAATTGATCACCCCAATCTAGTGAAGCTCCACGGCTACTGCAGCGACCCAAGAGGGCTTCTTCTCGTCTACGATTACGTCCCAAACGGGACACTCGCCGACCACCTCCATGGCCCAAAGAGCTTATACCGCAAAGCCTCGTTAACATGGCAAGTCAGAATTGATATAGCGTTACAAACAGCCATGGCCATCGAGTACCTCCATTTCTCAGTCGAACCAGCCATTGTTCACAGAGACATTACCTCATCAAACATCTTTGTAGAAAGAGACATGAGAATCAAAGTAGGAGATTTCGGACTGTCTAGGCTTCTGGTATTCCCAGAAGCGACGTCATCCTCTTCCTCTGGGTACGTCTGGACTGGGCCTCAAGGCACTCCGGGCTACTTGGACCCAGACTACCACCGGTCCTTCCGCTTGACGGAGAAGAGCGATGTGTACAGCTTAGGAGTGGTGTTGCTGGAGCTGATATCTGGAATGAAGGCAGTGGACCACACCAGAGACAAGAGAGACATGACGTTGGGTGATCTGATGGTGTCCAAGATCCAGATGGGTCTGCTCCACCAGGTGGTGGACCCAGTTCTATTGCTCGACACAGACGCCATGAACGGTGTCGATGCAGTGGCGGAGCTTGCGTTCCGGTGCGTGCAGACGGAAAAGGACGACCGGCCGGATTCCAAGGAGGTGGTGGCAGAGCTGAAACGGATCAGGAATCGTACACGTATCCAACGCGGGTCCACTCAGGATGCAGATGAGAATGTTTAA
- the LOC117920169 gene encoding uncharacterized protein LOC117920169 yields MEVFSIAKAVRLRSHLDSYLVADDDQETVRQSRNGSSRIARWLVEATGHVIRLKSCHGRYLTASHDPFLLGVAGKRVTQTVPGTVSNSLIEWQPTWDGFQVKLRARSGQYLRANGGTPPWRNSITHDHPSGIMTRDWVLWDVEAVEVPECESVVDYLSAVSGFPPISDGRSTMAWPISILASLYSSKVSINLLSPGKNPPL; encoded by the coding sequence ATGGAGGTCTTCAGCATTGCCAAAGCCGTCAGACTTCGAAGCCATCTGGACAGCTACCTGGTGGCTGACGACGACCAAGAGACGGTTCGCCAGAGCCGCAACGGCTCATCCCGTATAGCCAGATGGCTGGTCGAGGCCACCGGCCATGTCATCCGCCTCAAGAGCTGCCACGGCCGCTACCTCACCGCCTCACACGATCCATTTCTTCTGGGCGTGGCTGGGAAAAGGGTCACTCAGACTGTGCCCGGGACTGTATCAAACTCGTTGATTGAGTGGCAGCCTACATGGGATGGGTTCCAGGTGAAGTTGAGAGCTCGAAGTGGCCAATATCTGCGCGCAAACGGAGGGACGCCGCCGTGGAGAAACTCCATTACTCACGATCACCCCAGTGGCATTATGACAAGAGACTGGGTTCTTTGGGACGTGGAAGCTGTGGAGGTGCCGGAGTGTGAGTCGGTTGTCGATTATCTTTCGGCGGTTTCGGGGTTTCCTCCAATTTCTGACGGCAGATCAACGATGGCGTGGCCCATCTCCATTCTCGCCTCCTTGTACTCTTCAAAGGTATCTATCAATCTTCTCTCTCCCGGAAAAAATCCCCctctttaa